One Misgurnus anguillicaudatus chromosome 20, ASM2758022v2, whole genome shotgun sequence DNA segment encodes these proteins:
- the cdk12 gene encoding uncharacterized protein cdk12 — protein MPGSDRLHATKRKAESLYQHQQQATGGAGKTGPSSHTGSGKHLLKSTSSASAKLKRSKSKHEAETAAVVSACVSTAPPAVGAIKPLVEYDDISSDSDTFLDSPAGAKPADSERVDSEYGKTGLSGDNRTHKHKRARKKSKDSHRGRESEERTEVPKKSSKERDRGSKESKKNKEKPSSAVCLPSTSKRSDESGSKRSSESLSTAVVQTAVNVGSSASSASSSQSKESGRSSKSRKDKERREVYEDRSHRKASKSRKASPKKKSQSRGSPRRKAAAQSESPRRSVGDSPSTGEPDNSYSSRRRAASPSPYREPSRRSRQRSESPYGRRRSSSCEKDGSPYISRKHSPASPYGNRRSSSTSPVSRRSLRSRSRSPHYSSSRRSSSRSRTKKHSLYSGSSRGKKEENRSPSHLPITSSLGAELTRRKKERQAAAAKNSPLLLQNTSNAVNLPVKNTESTLETAPPPEQQRPPSPPQSTVIPEEPATAPPPLPMSNPPPPMSNPPPPMSNPPPLPISSPPPLPANSPPPLPLSSPPPLPLTSPPPPAPPSAPAASVPSWPKSPTQKPTKSPAQPVKTSTLPLLPLPPVLLGDSRDSPKKRLSQRSSRKEREKEKEKEKDVRTRLLSELPLPPVLRGADPSPPPSPVQEPTIPLQQTYKKRPKICCPRYGERKQTQTDWGKRCVDKFDIIGIIGEGTYGQVYKAKDKDTGELVALKKVRLDNEKEGFPITAIREIKILRQLNHTSVVNMKEIVTDKQDALDFKKDKGAFYLVFEYMDHDLMGLLESGLVSFSHEHIQSFMHQLMEGLDYCHKKNFLHRDIKCSNILLNNSGQIKLADFGLARLYNSEESRPYTNKVITLWYRPPELLLGEERYSPAIDVWSCGCILGELFTKKPIFQANQELLQLELISRLCGSPCPAAWPDVIKLPYFNTMRPKKQYRRRLREEFAFLPTSALDLLDHMLTLDPSKRCTAEQALASQFLCDVEPNKMSPPDLPHWQDCHELWSKKRRRQRQSGVPEDLPVAKAPRKESGGEKSRPPPPPPPPPSARPAPANTAASELEGLGAAAEQLNQTELAVLLNLLQGQSDNLNLPQMAELLRSSSEPSTSLLSKTPAAPSTPEVDPAQQQEVLSHLSTLFQSSSNPQPSDLPQEDQAGLLTLLLEQLIKAQAQGAERADESNGVRSDEAVARDSSASVKGSEDAALIKPEATGSTSALEPASSTSKPPRDITSDVVGTLLQLFSQQASEDGRPSVDLHPGQVPISPQSTTPLAASSYIPSPAAGLENSASEIQFPQDQDLRYTLGGATGPSCAGT, from the exons ATGCCTGGATCAGATCGCCTGCATGCGACCAAACGGAAGGCTGAATCGCTTTACCAACATCAGCAACAGGCGACCGGTGGGGCCGGCAAAACGGGTCCGTCTTCGCACACCGGCTCCGGTAAGCATCTTTTAAAATCGACGAGCTCCGCTTCTGCCAAACTCAAGCGAAGTAAGTCCAAACATGAGGCCGAAACCGCCGCCGTCGTCTCTGCTTGCGTTTCCACCGCGCCTCCAGCAGTGGGCGCCATCAAGCCGTTGGTTGAGTACGACGACATCAGCTCTGACTCGGACACTTTCCTGGACTCTCCTGCCGGTGCAAAACCGGCCGATTCTGAACGCGTAGATTCTGAATATGGCAAAACGGGACTCAGTGGAGACAATAGGACTCATAAACACAAGCGAGCCAGGAAAAAGTCCAAAGACTCCCATCGGGGTAGGGAGTCGGAGGAAAGGACGGAGGTCCCAAAGAAGAGCAGTAAGGAAAGGGATCGAGGGAGCAAGGAAAGTAAGAAGAATAAGGAGAAGCCAAGCTCAGCCGTGTGCCTTCCTTCAACATCCAAACGATCGGATGAATCCGGTAGTAAGAGATCCAGTGAATCTCTCTCAACCGCTGTGGTCCAGACGGCCGTGAATGTGGGCAGCAGCGCATCCTCCGCATCCTCCTCCCAGAGCAAAGAAAGCGGGCGTTCATCCAAATCCCGCAAAGACAAGGAGAGGAGAGAGGTCTATGAGGACAGGAGCCATCGAAAGGCCTCCAAGAGTCGCAAGGCGAGTCCCAAGAAGAAAAGCCAGTCTCGGGGTAGCCCTAGAAGGAAGGCCGCTGCCCAGTCAGAGAGTCCCAGGAGAAGTGTAGGGGACAGTCCTTCGACCGGCGAGCCGGACAACAGTTATTCATCCAGGCGCAGGGCTGCGAGCCCCAGCCCGTACAGGGAGCCGTCCAGACGGAGCAGGCAGAGATCAGAGAGTCCGTACGGACGTAGAAGGTCCTCGAGCTGCGAGAAGGATGGCAGTCCGTATATAAGCAGGAAACACTCACCGGCCAGTCCCTATGGCAACCGACGCTCATCCAGTACCAGTCCGGTGTCCAG GCGATCCCTGCGTTCCCGCAGCCGTTCTCCACACTACTCTTCCTCTCGTCGCTCATCATCTCGTTCTCGCACTAAAAAACACTCTTTATATTCCGGAAGCTCTAGaggaaaaaaagaagaaaaccgATCACCGTCGCATCTTCCAATCACATCCAGCCTTGGCGCCGAACTTACACGGCGAAAAAAGGAACGTCAGGCGGCTGCCGCCAAAAACTCTCCTTTGCTCCTCCAAAACACGTCAAACGCTGTAAACTTGCCAGTTAAAAACACAGAGTCGACACTAGAGACTGCTCCACCCCCCGAGCAGCAGAGACCTCCCTCTCCGCCTCAGAGCACCGTTATACCGGAGGAACCCGCCACGGCTCCTCCGCCTCTGCCGATGTCCAATCCTCCTCCGCCGATGTCCAATCCTCCTCCGCCGATGTCCAATCCTCCTCCACTACCCATATCATCTCCTCCGCCTCTTCCTGCCAACTCTCCTCCACCACTTCCTCTCTCATCCCCTCCACCCCTTCCTCTAACCAGCCCTCCGCCACCAGCTCCACCCTCAGCACCGGCTGCATCTGTTCCCTCCTGGCCAAAAAGCCCCACCCAAAAACCGACAAAGAGTCCTGCACAACCGGTGAAGACCTCCACCCTCCCACTGCTTCCTCTCCCGCCGGTTCTTTTGGGAGACAGCAGAGACAG TCCAAAGAAGAGACTATCCCAGAGGTCATCACGGAAGGAAAGAGAAAAGGAGAAAGAAAAGGAAAAAGATGTCAGGACTCGCCTTCTTAGCGAGTTGCCCCTCCCACCAGTGCTTCGTGGAGCCGACCCGTCCCCTCCACCATCACCTGTCCAGGAACCCACAATCCCTCTGCAACAAACCTACAAGAAGAGACCAAA GATTTGCTGTCCAAGGTACGGAGAAAGGAAACAAACTCAGACTGACTGGGGAAAACGTTGTGTGGATAAGTTTGACATCATCGGCATCATTGGAGAAGGAACCTACGGCCAGGTGTACAAGGCCAAAGACAAAGACACAG GTGAGCTGGTGGCGTTGAAGAAGGTTCGATTAGATAATGAAAAGGAAGGATTCCCCATCACCGCCATTAGAGAGATCAAGATCCTCAGACAGCTCAACCACACCAGCGTGGTTAACATGAAAGAAATCGTCACTGACAAACAGGACGCGCTCGACTTCAAAAAAGACAAAG GTGCCTTCTACCTGGTGTTTGAGTACATGGACCACGACCTGATGGGACTGTTGGAGTCTGGGCTTGTGTCTTTCTCTCATGAACACATACAGAGCTTCATGCATCAGCTCATGGAGGGATTAGATTATTGccacaaaaaaaactttctacACAGAGACATCAAGTGCTCCAATATACTGCTGAACAACAG TGGTCAGATCAAGCTTGCAGATTTTGGCTTGGCTCGTCTGTATAACTCAGAGGAAAG TCGGCCTTACACTAATAAGGTGATCACATTATGGTACCGACCACCTGAGCTGCTATTGGGAGAGGAGAGGTACTCGCCTGCTATAGACGTATGGAGCTGCGG GTGTATTTTGGGAGAGCTCTTCACTAAGAAACCAATTTTCCAGGCCAACCAGGAGCTACTGCAGCTGGAGCTGATCAG TCGTCTGTGTGGAAGTCCGTGTCCTGCTGCATGGCCAGATGTGATAAAGCTGCCTTACTTTAACACGATGAGACCCAAGAAACAATACAGGCGACGCTTACGAGAGGAATTTGCTTT CCTGCCCACCTCGGCGCTTGACCTGCTGGATCACATGTTGACGCTGGACCCGTCGAAACGCTGCACAGCCGAGCAGGCCCTCGCAAGCCAGTTTCTGTGTGACGTGGAGCCCAACAAAATGTCACCGCCAGA TTTGCCTCATTGGCAAGATTGTCACGAGCTGTGGAGCAAGAAACGACGGCGACAGAGACAAAGCGGAGTGCCTGAGGACCTCCCTGTCGCCAAAGCGCCACGAAAGGAGTCTGGAGGGGAGAAGAGCCGCCCGCCGCCACCACCTCCTCCACCTCCATCTGCCCGTCCTGCGCCAGCAAATACTGCAGCCAGTGAGCTCGAAG GTTTGGGAGCGGCAGCGGAGCAGTTGAACCAGACCGAGTTGGCTGTGCTTCTGAACCTGCTCCAGGGCCAATCAGACAATCTTAATCTCCCGCAGATGGCCGAGTTACTCCGCAGCTCCTCCGAACCTTCAACATCGCTGCTGTCTAAAACGCCCGCCGCCCCTTCTACCCCTGAAGTGGACCCCGCGCAGCAGCAAGAAGTGCTTAGCCATCTCTCCACCCTGTTCCAGTCCTCTAGCAATCCTCAGCCTTCGGATCTTCCCCAGGAAGACCAGGCCGGCCTCCTCACGCTCCTGTTGGAGCAGCTGATAAAGGCTCAGGCACAGGGGGCGGAGCGAGCGGACGAAAGCAACGGAGTGCGGTCGGACGAGGCCGTGGCGCGAGACAGCTCGGCATCCGTCAAGGGCAGCGAGG